The genomic region ACGTGGGCACGGACCAGTCATCGCCGATCCAGAACAGCCTGTGGGCCCTCAAGTCCGTAAGCGGCCAGCGCGCCTGGGCGGGATTCGGGATGCCTGCGGGACCGATCACCCAGCGGCCGCTGCTCGCCGGCGGCCGGCTCTATACCACCGGCTCCGACGCCATTCTGCGTGCGACCGACACCGATGCGATTCCGGGCAATCCGATCTGGTCGGTCGCATACGCCAGCGCGCCGCTGTCCGATCCATCGCTCGATCCCGATTCGCCGACGCCGCTGGTTTCGATCGCCTGCGCCGGTGGCGTGCTGCGAAGCTTCGTCGACGGCGGAAGCCTGGGCTCGGAAGTGCTGCCGCTCAGTGGAGTGTTTTCCGCTCCGATCTATCTGCCGGGCGCGGGCGTCTGCTATGCCGCCGACGCGAGCGGGCACGTCCAGACATTCGACGTGGCCGCGCGACTCGCGATCGGGCCGCCGGCGATTCTGTGCGACGACCCGGCACTCCATCTTTCGCTCGGGCACGCGTCGGTTCTGCCGCTGCCGTGGCGCCTGTGCGTGGTGGGCGCCGGTGGAGGCGGCGGGCGAGTGACGCAGCTCTGCGTGCCGTGGGCTTTCGGCGCGGCACCCGGCGGCTGCGTCGCCGACGTCGCACTGGCCGATGCCGGGCCGGCGGGCGACGCACCGCAGCTCGCGCCACCCTCGCCCAATCCGACGCGAGGGGCGACCCGGCTCGCGTTTTGGACGCGGGCCTCGCAGCGTGCCGAATTGTCCATCACCGACGTCCAGGGCCGGCGGGTGCGCAGGTTGAGCGAGTCCGGCCGGGCGTCCGGGCCACGGAGCCTGGTGTGGGACGGGCTGGACGACGCGGGTCGCGCGGCCCCGGCCGGGCTCTACACCGCGCGCCTCTACCTGGACGGCGAGGCGACGCCCCAGGCGCGAAAGGTGCTGCTCGTGCGTTAGCCCCGTGCGGGTGGCGGCGCCGGACTCGCGCTCACGCCGCTCGCCGGACCGGCGCCGACTCCTTCACCAGGATCATGGCCACCAGCCCGACCACAGCGGCGCCGGTCCAGTAGTAGGCGGGCGCCAGCGGATTGCCGGTCTTCTCGATCAGGAACTTGAGCATGAACTGGGTCGAGCCGCCAAAGATCGAGATCGCAAACGCGTAGATCGTCGCGACCGCACCCGAGCGAATGTGGGGGGGCAGCGTCTCGGTGATCGTGACGATCACGGGAACCGAAGCGACCGCGGCGAACATCGTCATCACCGCCTCGGCCCCATAGAGCGTCCAGATGCCCTTCGAGT from Candidatus Sulfotelmatobacter sp. harbors:
- a CDS encoding PQQ-binding-like beta-propeller repeat protein yields the protein MTGRARLPSLVAPLVAGAALLAAPVRAQFPACPPHPVSSLSSPTPLTTALVISSDFAVPRGFVGAGDKLMAFDPAAGTWLWTIALSGAARCDPVPVRLKSGAEVVLVTEAGCHLACVRASDGFVLWNADLRTALPDPADEIGGAPAVQRWADSDSVFQSAIPNDLVFAATQYVSTFANRVYALNATDGSVRWRFNLAGTNSMDAARAGPVVDLAHDAVYVGTDQSSPIQNSLWALKSVSGQRAWAGFGMPAGPITQRPLLAGGRLYTTGSDAILRATDTDAIPGNPIWSVAYASAPLSDPSLDPDSPTPLVSIACAGGVLRSFVDGGSLGSEVLPLSGVFSAPIYLPGAGVCYAADASGHVQTFDVAARLAIGPPAILCDDPALHLSLGHASVLPLPWRLCVVGAGGGGGRVTQLCVPWAFGAAPGGCVADVALADAGPAGDAPQLAPPSPNPTRGATRLAFWTRASQRAELSITDVQGRRVRRLSESGRASGPRSLVWDGLDDAGRAAPAGLYTARLYLDGEATPQARKVLLVR